CTGCACGATCGCTATTTCTTCCTGGGATGTTTCAGCTGGATTATTATTTTGGCAGCTAAACTGAGAAATCCAGTAGGTGACAGCACTGAAACGGAGTCACGTGCTATATACCGATACTGAAGGCAGAATGCAAAACGACTTCGCTAACATCTCATTCTGCATAATTTTATATCTGGCGTAATTGTGAAAGTTTAATTGCTGTCAGACCTTGAGGAATGAGTTTTAAAGCGATGGTTTCTGTGTTCAGACATTAACACAGCTTCCATTTTTAAGTGAAGTCAGTTGAATTGACTGCAGGGGTTTGTGGCCCCCAGCGCGTTTTAGAGCCGCCATCCCTCCCTGTGGAAATACCAGTTGTAGTGACCTTGTCGTGTACCCGTTGAGTTACTGTTGATCGAGCACTGAATTTATTCTTGCTCATGAAGTTTAGTTCCGTTCAGAGGGCTAATGCTGCCTTCCGTCGACACTACTAAAGCCCCCCGTCTCCCCAGAATACAAGCGCTCTTGCCCAGAGTGACCCTCCTGGAGCTTTCTGTCACACTCCCACATGAAGAGCGTTGGGGACACCTTCCAAAATACAGGTAGTTTGAGGGGTTCTAATTTTTGCAGTCTGTGGGTAACTTTTACATCCGGGCTACTACCTGTATGAACGCAAACCTCTCCATAAGCTAGGGTGACCTACAGATTGacttttctctgttaaaaatgaTATAGCGCTCTAACTGAACGTCTAGATACTGTGTCAAATACGTCCACATGCTGGGACTTGCATattgaatggaaaaataaagcgGTTCTTGCAGTCATACGTCACTGTCGCTTGTTTTGGCACTGGTGAATTTTCCAGTCGTGTAACTATACAAACTTGCCAAAGCAGGTGTTGTATACTGCAAAAATGGTAACCGAATGCTCTCTAGCTACTTGTAGCCAAGCGGTTTAGTAGTGCTTCAAGCTTCCCTGTGATCTACGGACCAATGATTTACAGTGAATTGTGCTCCCAGTCAGTTGAAACAATTGAATTGGATATTCCCGCAGAACctgatttcagtaaaatgaGTTTAATGTGTTAGTAAGTCACCATCCCAGAACCACCGAACCGGAGCCTGAAGTTGGTGACGTATTCCGACTCGGCCGTTAGGACTGCTTTTCAGGCGTTAAAAGATGCTACCTTGCAGggctctttctccttcccttggcACTGGTAGGCGATGAAGCAGACGTGTCGATGCTGTAGAGCGATGGGACCTTGACGCCTTTCTGTTTCAGCATCTGGTGGAACTCCATCCGTTcgttaattattttctgaaaagtaggGATGCGTACAGAGGTGGGAAAGCATTAGGTGGAGAGCAGTACTGCAAAGCGTTCTCTTATCTCATCAGTCCCTTTGCCTGCTGCTAGAAGCAGAGTTCGAAAGAGCCACGTACCTGCATTGCCTCCAGCACCTCCTCATCCGTGACCTCTGCCTGGGGAGGCTTGCTGCCTGCCGTACTGAACGTAGCCTGAATTATTTTGCTTCGATATCTTTCAAACTTTTGATAAAAGAGGAAAGTAGGCGTGTTTAGTCTTTATATACAATTCTTTGGCATTTGCATGGATTTACAGAGACTACACTGTCAGACTTGGACAAAGTACTAGTGAATGATGAAATGGAAGGTCTGTTTATGTGAAATTACGGGCAGTTTAACTGGGCTTCACTGCAGGTACTGTGATAATGATGCGTTTCTGGGTGGACTGAGTCCCTTACCCAGGTGTTGGGCTCTGTGCTTGCTACCAGGCATGTACGCCTGCAGGAAATGGCTTTAAGGCGATACCTGCTACTTTGAGCCTGGAAGGATATTAGAAATCTAGTGATGTCACTGTTCTGAACTTGAGTTTCTCAAGGGCTTCTGGTATTTGAGGTCTGCTTGCTTTGTAAGTGACATGAGAGCTGCGTGCTAAAAAGACGGGAAGCAAATGGACTGAGTTTCCTGCTCCTCTGGCCCCGTGGCCACAAAGGGAAGCCGGGCCCCGAGAGCAAAGGACTGCAGCGCCCTGGTGCATTTCCCACTGTGCTTCTGCCCAAGAATGTCTCTAAGCTTTCAGATTCTCCGCTTGAAGTGGTTGAAGCATCTCCCGAGAGGGAGGTAGGAGTCTGAAGTGAAGGAGGCTACGCTTACCCTGCTGCTGATGCATTCGAGTGCCACTCTAGTTTGCagctccctgtgctgcagcGTCTCTGCTTGGCTCTGGATCGTCTCTTGGGCCCGTTGCTGCTTGTGGATGTGGTATCGGCTGGTCAGAACCTCTGCCTGTAGCTGGCTGACTGTCCCCTGTAACTCACTGATCAGCTTGTTCTGCTCGGCCAGTTTGGATTCTTGTTCGGTAACAACCTAAGGAGATACATAAATCAAGCCGTTActgtgaggaagaaagagagcagGCTTGGCCACATCTTCCCGGTATCTGGTCCAAACGCTTCTTGTATTTCCCGGGCAGAGTCTACAGACGAACAACCTTGCCAGTACTGGTAACCGTTACTACTTGGCGTTTTCTCTAAAACTACTGGATTGAGTAGGGTTTTTTATGTGGCAAACTCCCCCAAGCCTAAAGCAAGCACAACTACGCAGCTAATACAAGAATTTTCTATAGCGGCTTTGCACCGAATTTACCTGTCGAAGACTGCAGTTCTCCTTCTCCATCGTTACCATCATGTCTTcgtctttctgttcttctctcagACTGCAAAACTTAAGAGAAGATATTTTACACTTCAGTTTTGCAGTTCACAGGTGCACCTCCTGCCTATGAGGAAGGGAACTGTTGCGTAAAGCCCGAATTCCCCGCTGCCAGCTCTCCTAACGACGATGGCCACCGTGCTCTCGGGGCGGTACCTTGGTAGACATGGCTCGTAGCTGATTTTCTCGCTCTCTGAGCTTCTTTTGGagcatttccttttcagatttGGTTCTCCGAAGCTGGGATTCTTGGATCTCCAGTTGTCTTTGCAAGGAAGAGATGGCACCTGTAAGGTTGGAGTACTACCGTAAGCAAACCGAATCCCTGCCAAAAGCTTCATGGCTCCTTTTTTCAGGTAAGCATAAGCAGAGCGGCTGCTGTAAGCGCCTGAGTATAGACCGTGGGTGAAGTTAATGCTCTGGCCACAGTGACACTGGTTGATAATGTGTTTGTAGTACTTTGCTGTGGTGTATATGTAAACTAACTTTGTCGTGTGAGGTAGGAGCTGCTCTGAGGACTAGTAGAGTTGGTAACACAAGCACAGTTTTGCTAGAGTGCTGAAATGCTACTGGATGCCCCAGAATACTGCCAGGACAGGGGTATTCTCATGCATGTCACTTctaaggggagagggaaggtggtTTTGGAACAAGTGGCATTTCAGCCTCGCTCCGTAAGCAACAATCGAAAGCGGGAGGTTTTGCGCTCGCGCGAACCTAACCTGGAACTTTTTCTAGGTAAAAGGAGCAGAATCGCAAGAAGAGGAAGGCGGTAGCTGGGATAAATAGCAGCGTGTCTGCTGGACGCCTTCCCCAGGTACCTGTGGCCACCTTGTAGTcatcctttgctttctgcagttcCTCACGGAGCTCTCGGTCGCCTTGCTGGACCTCGGTGAGCTTTGCCACCCGCGCCTGCTCCTGCGCGACCCGCCGAGCCTCCGCGTCGCCGACGGCTTCGTCGGGGGCCGCTTCGCCCGAGCTCCTGCCTTCCATCTCCGCGCTGCAGCGAGGGCCGAGCCGTCCACCTCTCCGCGCACAGAGCCGTGCGCGTACGCCGCCGGGGCGGCGAGGAGGGACGGGGCACCGGGGGCTCGCCCGAGGGCAGGGCCGCGCAGCCTCCGCGCCGCGCCCGGCTGCCGGGcaacggcggcggcggggccgcgcctTCCGCTTCCGgggcggcagggccgggccgggccgggccgccgccaTGGGGCGGAAGAAGAAGACTCTCCACGACTACGCGGCCGAGTTCTCGGAGCTGGCGGTGAAGCGGCACCTCCTGGAGCGCGGTGCCGCTGGGGAGGCGGCGGTGGTGGAGACGCTGTACTGCACCTCCTGCCAGCTGCCCATGCGGGTCCGCCGCGACCGCATCCTCGAGCACCTCTCCTCCGGCCGCCACTACCGCAaccgccgcctcctccgccaGCACGGCCTGCGCGCCCCGCTGCTCCTGTGAGTGCCTGCACCCGGGCCCGCCCCGCTTCCCCCTGCTCGGGCCCAGGCCGCTGGGGAAGCGGAGCGGTTGTGGGGAGCGGGTTGAAGGCGCGGGGCCTCCGCCCCTCGCTCGGCgagggagagcagagcctcGCCCCGAACCCTCCTCTGTCTCGCCCAGCTCTGCAGGTCCGGACGTCGGCACCGGCCTGCCCCTGCAGCTCGACGCgccctccctgctctcccagccGTCCTTCGTCCTCGCCGCCGGCGCCGGCTACGGCATGGTCCCCTCTCCGCCTTCCTACCACAAGCCGCTGGTTGCCCACCACCCCGTCGCCGCCGCCAGCTCCCCCGCCAGCGCGGCCGCCCCCAGGGAAGACCCGACGCCCTCCACCTCCGCCAGCCGCCCCTCGGCGCTTGCCGCCTTCCACATGAGGATCGCGCCTGCCCCTTCGAAGCAGGCCGCCCAAAGAGGGGCTGCACCCGAGGCCTCCGACGGCCCGGCGCCCGCCTTACGGCACGGCAGCGGCGTCGGCCTCGCCCTCTTCGGCGTAGGGCTCGTTAATAAAGCCTTGTTTCAAAGCCTGATGGAGGAAAACGGCTGCTGCTTGCTTTACGTTGTGGAGGAtcagctggaggaggtggagCATGCCTTCGGCGCCGAGTTCCTGGCCGGCACCAGGGTGCTGCGGCAGCAGGACGCCGACGTCGCGCTCAGCGATCAGCGGTACTGTCCTCCGCTAACTCCCGTGCGTGCTGCTTCCCTGCCGCGAGGCTCGGGGCGAGTGTCTCCGTGCGAGGCTTGCTTCCCCTCTCTGGAAAAGGCCTCTGTGCCATAGCAGACCCAGACCGGGCTTCTCTGGCCCCAGATAGGGGAACGGAGCGAGACTGAGGGGCCGTTACGGGCTAACCCTTACGTAGTGTGTCGTCCACCCATAGATGCTTCAGAAGTCCCCGAGAAGCTTGGCTTGAGTCACGTGCCCAGAATCGATGGAAACTCGGAGGAGTTTAGCTGCAGGCAGCTTTGTTAAGGAATATAAAACccccttcttttcctccattcCCATAGAGCGATTAAATGACACACTTTCCTGCTGCCTACCAGTTTTTGTGCCTCGGAGCAGCTGGCTGACTTGGGTGGCTCTTTTGAAACTGTTTGAGATAAGCGAGGATTGCTGTACATAGGAAAGATTATGGCGTTTTGCTTTACAGTTGAACGGAACAAGTAGTATCTAGTGATGTGGTTACAGTCAGTTCTCAAGttggtattttaaatatcattgCAAAAGTGAAAGGCAGAGCTTTTAAGAAGGATGGATTTGATACTAGAAACTAAAGAATGGTAATAAGCTAAGGTGTACCCATCACTTGTTCAGCAGCTCTACCACATAGACACTTTCGATTTCACTGTATGTGTTAACGAGCAGGATTTAACTCGTTTTCAAAGGACGCCTTTAAAAGACTTTCTCCTTTAAGGTGCAGGAAAAGCAACGCAATTCCGTTGTGCTGCTTGTAATTTTAACCTATATATGTCATCCCGTATTTCATCCTTGCAAGCAGGTACCACGTTCCTTTTCTAACATAACTTGCTCTTCCAGAGCATTGGggttttatgtctttttttaactcttcctcAAAGTTTAAGGCGactgttataaaaataactgaaaggaGCTTTTGAGCGTTGTTCATTCTAGTAAAAAACCTTGTCTTCACTGAAGATCTTTCTTTTGACTTCTGCAGAGTCTCTGGAGCCATTATTTGTTCACCACCTGAAGAAGCCGCTGAGATTGTAATAGACGCTTTACGAGCGGGTAAGAGGGACAGCTGCAAATTCAGCTTTTATCTGTAGTCAGTAGCTCACGTCGAGGCAGACCTGGTGTGCTTGCTAAAGGCtttaaatgcaaatgctttCTCATTTTGGCAGTGTCCCTTGACTTGTGCAGACTGTCTGATTGCATAATTCAAGGGAAATTGGTCCAGTGGTGACGATGTTGATGGCTTAACACCAATGGAGTCTGTACTGTGCTGGTCCCAGTACGGCCGTGCAGGGTGTCTAGTCGTAGAAATACCGCTAGGACTGAAAGGAAAGGTGTCTATCAAAACAGTCCCACATCTCGGCATCCATAACCGGCTAGTTACGGGCCAAAAGGGAGTTAGTGgcaacaacaaataaaaagccatGCTTCGGTTTCATCAGACCTACTTTCTAGAATGTAATGACACGTATATGTTATCGCAAGATAAAAAAGTTTTGCGCAGACCGTGTCTTGCCTTCACTCCTGCGTCCTGTACCGTTTTGCACAGGAAAAGGTGTGTTTTGCGAGAGGCTGCCCAGTTTTGACAGGCAGACGGCGGAAGCTTGCTTCGATGAAGCTGACAGATGTGGAAGACCGTTGGTGTGTGGATTCTACAAGTAAGACCAgcacttttcttctgatttctatGTGATAAGAAGCGCGTGTCCGAAAGTAGGGTTGATTCCTCAGGCTTTCCTGAATTTgtcctcaaataaactttgtttcACTGCTGCTTGTTAACGTTGTTCAGCTGGGAGTTAATTGGATTAATTCTGCGTGCTTAATGGAGATAAAATCTAGCTGTCatgagattaaaataaatgttcactCGGATGGACATTAGCGGAACTCAAACGATGAAGCTTTCAAGATTTGAAAGCTccgtgttttattttttttttagaatggCCAAAGGCAGTTGGGGTCCACGTCTCTGCAGTCCTTTCGAGGctttgcagaagctgcagctAGTTGGAgcttcagagaaggaaatattcTGACTGTGCTGTGCCGTTCTCTGAGGCAGTTTCTTGGTCTGTGGTTTTAGGACGTTTTTTGCTCATGTTTTTTTGTGCGCGTGCAAGCACCAGGTCAGGCAGATCTGCGATTTTATTAAGCGTGCAGCTACTGAGATCTGCTTTTCACTGCTTTGTTGTAAAGCGTTTAGTTTGCAACCCTGTGCAGTCTAATAATGCCCTATGACATTAAACTTTGCTCACGTATTAGAAACTTCTGCCCATATGTATTGTACTTTTTCCGGATCTGAGGGTATCTatccttttttccagctttgttGCAGTGAACTAGAAATAACATTGGAAGAAGGCAGTGAATTAGCTGTGTTCtttaaaatagcagagaaaaaggCTGCTCTGTGAATATATCTTCATAATATTgaaaactcttccttttttgtaacttttttgtattttcactgGTTTGCTAATTGTGTTCTGTACTTAGATGATGTTGATCCTGTGAAACGTAAGTACGTGTGTGAGCAAATACTAGTGAAGGCTTAGAGTAACTCTTCAACAAAAGAACAAGCGACCTTTTGAAGTTCCTTTTAGAGCACCGTCTCTGGGGACACATTGACCCCAGCCGCTACCTAACTTTCCGCTCAAACTGAATTTCCAAACACTGGggtctgcacagagctgtgctttACCTCTGACTTCTTTCTAGTGCCTTTGGAAGGGATGGTGCTTGAGGATTATTAACCCTGAGGATTGCAAGCTACGTGGCCGTGAAAATTCCACTTGATGTTAGAATTACTGGCCTATCCGATGGGAAGAGATTTATTAATCTTTATAAAGTGATATTTCCACTTGTGACCTTGCATCTGGACCCTTAAGGTTAAATAattgaaacagaaggaaagtcGATGAATTTTCATTCGCTTCTGCTCTGTTAAACTTGCGAGAACTGAGGGAGCTCTGCTAAATGCCAAGAATGCCGCTTTAAACTTGACATTTACCGGCATTTAACACCGTACCCTGAGTGGAAGTGGGTTGTTAGTAAACACACGTGATCATTTTGTGCTCCTCTGCTGAGAAGAGTCAATTTCGTTGCAAATAAAACTTAGTTGGagaaatacatatgtatttcaTATACACTAATATGTAATTACACAAAATATCTGCCCTAACATTTGCCTTTCCCGTTTAAGTGCTATATGTACAGGTCTGATCCCAGCCGTAAGGTTGAACCTCAGCTGAGGTTTTTATATAACTGGAT
This is a stretch of genomic DNA from Gymnogyps californianus isolate 813 chromosome 21, ASM1813914v2, whole genome shotgun sequence. It encodes these proteins:
- the CCDC27 gene encoding coiled-coil domain-containing protein 27, yielding MEGRSSGEAAPDEAVGDAEARRVAQEQARVAKLTEVQQGDRELREELQKAKDDYKVATGAISSLQRQLEIQESQLRRTKSEKEMLQKKLRERENQLRAMSTKFCSLREEQKDEDMMVTMEKENCSLRQVVTEQESKLAEQNKLISELQGTVSQLQAEVLTSRYHIHKQQRAQETIQSQAETLQHRELQTRVALECISSRFERYRSKIIQATFSTAGSKPPQAEVTDEEVLEAMQKIINERMEFHQMLKQKGVKVPSLYSIDTSASSPTSAKGRRKSPAR
- the LOC127024905 gene encoding myo-inositol 2-dehydrogenase-like; amino-acid sequence: MGRKKKTLHDYAAEFSELAVKRHLLERGAAGEAAVVETLYCTSCQLPMRVRRDRILEHLSSGRHYRNRRLLRQHGLRAPLLLSAGPDVGTGLPLQLDAPSLLSQPSFVLAAGAGYGMVPSPPSYHKPLVAHHPVAAASSPASAAAPREDPTPSTSASRPSALAAFHMRIAPAPSKQAAQRGAAPEASDGPAPALRHGSGVGLALFGVGLVNKALFQSLMEENGCCLLYVVEDQLEEVEHAFGAEFLAGTRVLRQQDADVALSDQRVSGAIICSPPEEAAEIVIDALRAGKGVFCERLPSFDRQTAEACFDEADRCGRPLVCGFYKRFDPALQFLYKKVRDSQALGRIHRISTMSSIYPAASLSFLKASGGIFYNAAVHDIDIISLLLGESAPDTIFSLGHAFCADMAYLKDADTVAVSMKFRSGAIVTLDISQHCTKSCDQRLEVHGSQGTLRVDNQNPLGITEHGTSVSIYSQTQADRYRDAHRELFRHFLRTLKGKEPPMITKEQFLWTIQVAAAAEQSWRNGSAVDLRNEAIDSSVIKTEIM